In Mycolicibacterium gadium, the genomic window AGATATCGGAATGGACCAATCGCACGCGACGGGACAGATAGCCGACCACATCGCGCAGAACTCCGGTTCGGATGTGCGGTTCCAATACGACGCCGTGTGGGTATTGCTCGGTCAAGCGGCGCAACGACAAACCACCGCGGCGAAGGCCGAACCGGTCGCCACCCTGCGACATCCGGACCAGGGCATCAATCATGAGACGCGGGGTGAGACTCTTCCCGAAGGCGCTCAATCCTTTTCGTGCGGCGCCGAACACCGCGAATGCCGGAATCTGCCGTCCTAGTCGCGTTGCGAGGTCGGCGACGATATCCCACTCCGATCGCGATTCACCAGCGGGTGCTACCACAGCCTCGGTGGCCTGACGGAACGGCGTCGCCTGAAATCCCTGAAACGTGTACGGGAAGTCGTCGCGCTCGTACATGGTGGTGACGGGCAGGATGTAGTCGCAGCGCGCGGTCGTCTCGGTGACATAGAAATCCAGCGCCACCGACAAGTCCAGCGTCTCCAGCGCGGCCTCGAGTTCGTCCCCGTTCGGTACCGACAGCACCGGATTTCCCGCCGAGATGAACATCGCCTTGATCTGGCGGTCGCCCGGCGTCGTCATCTCCTTGGCCATCATCGCCGCGGGTTCGGAACCGATCGCACTGCGAATCCCGCTGACACGCGAACGTTTCCGCCGCCGGGACCGCCGCATGACAGCGCCCATCATGGCGTTCTGCCACTTGGCTCCGATGGTGCCCATCGTGCTGAAGACCGAACCCCCCGGGACGTCCAGGTTTCCGGCGACCAGGTTGACCGCATCGATCAGGTATGTGGTGAGCGTGCCGTACCGGCCGACGCACGTACCGAGTCGTCCGTAGATCGCCGCGCGCGGCGTGTTGACGAGATCGCGGGCGAGCGTCCTGACACTTGCCGGGTCGATACCGGTCTGAGCGGCCGTCACCTCCGGCGTGAACGGTGTGCTCAGCGAGCGCAGCCAATCCAGGCCGTCGGCTGCCCGACTCACCCGGTCGACGTCGACGAGGTGTTCGGCGAACATCACCTGGATCAGCGACAGCAGCAGATACGAATCCGAGTCGGGCACGATGCCCAGCCATTCGAATGCGACGGCGGTCTCGGTCCGGCGCGGATCGACGACGACCACGCGTCCGCCGCGCTTGACGATGTCCTGCATTCGGTCTTTGATTCGGGGCGCGGTCAGGAAACTGCCGTGAGACACAACCGGATTGGCGCCCATCAAGACCAGCAGATCGGTACGGGTCAGATCGGGGATCGGCACCGATGTGGGCACACCGTAGAGCAGCTGGCTCGCGATCAGCCTGCTGTTGGTGTCCTGCGACGAGGCGGTGAAGTAATGGCCGTGGCGACCCAGACCCTTTGTGAAGAGCAGCGCCGCGAACGTGTGCGCGTAGCTGAAGGCGCCCGGATTGCCCATGTACCAACCGACGCCACCGGAACCGTGCGCGCGCAGCACGCCCGACAACCGCGCGGCGATATCGGCCATCGCCTCGTCCCACGTGACGGGTTCGAATCCGTTCGGCCCGCGCCGCAGCGGGGTCGTGACGCGGTCGGGATCGTTCTGCACCTCCGCGAACGCGATGCCCTTCTGGCACGCGAACCCGGCGGAGAGCGGATGTTCCTTGTCTGGGCGCAAGGCGACGAGGCGGCCGTCCTCGACGGTCGCGATCATGCCGCACAGCGGCTCACAGATCCGGCAGAACGTGGGCTTGTGTTCGATCACCGGTGCCACGCCGACTACGATACTGTAATAGTTACAGTTGAGATAGTCTGTTGCTCCGAATGGGAGGATCACCCAGCCGGTCTGACCGAAAGGCTTCGAGCTATGACCTACGACGTCGCGATCATCGGTGTCGGGCTGCACCCGTTCGGCCGCTTCGAAGGCAAGTCGGCCATGGAGATGGGGGTGGACGCCATTTTCGCCGCGGTCGCCGACGCCGGTGTCGAGTGGAAGGACATCCAGGCCGCCACAGGTGGCAGCTGGACTGTCGCGAATCCCGACGCCATCGTCAGCATGGTCGGGTTGTCCGGGATCCCGTTCACCAACGTGTTCAACGCGTGCGCCACGGCCGCGAGCGCCGCCAAGGCCTGCGCCGACGGAATCCGATTGGGCGACTATGACATCGGCATCGCGGTCGGACTGGACAAACATCCTCGCGGCGCGTTCACCGAAGATCCGGCGCTGGTGGGCATGCCGAGTTGGTACGCCGAGAACGGCCAGTACCTCACCACGCAGTTCTTCGGGATGAAGGCCAACAAGTATCTGCACGACCACGGCATCTCGCAGGAGACGCTGGCCCGGGTGGCCAACAAGAACTTCCGCAATGGTGCGCTGAACCCGAACGCGTTCCGCCGCAAGC contains:
- a CDS encoding molybdopterin-containing oxidoreductase family protein gives rise to the protein MAPVIEHKPTFCRICEPLCGMIATVEDGRLVALRPDKEHPLSAGFACQKGIAFAEVQNDPDRVTTPLRRGPNGFEPVTWDEAMADIAARLSGVLRAHGSGGVGWYMGNPGAFSYAHTFAALLFTKGLGRHGHYFTASSQDTNSRLIASQLLYGVPTSVPIPDLTRTDLLVLMGANPVVSHGSFLTAPRIKDRMQDIVKRGGRVVVVDPRRTETAVAFEWLGIVPDSDSYLLLSLIQVMFAEHLVDVDRVSRAADGLDWLRSLSTPFTPEVTAAQTGIDPASVRTLARDLVNTPRAAIYGRLGTCVGRYGTLTTYLIDAVNLVAGNLDVPGGSVFSTMGTIGAKWQNAMMGAVMRRSRRRKRSRVSGIRSAIGSEPAAMMAKEMTTPGDRQIKAMFISAGNPVLSVPNGDELEAALETLDLSVALDFYVTETTARCDYILPVTTMYERDDFPYTFQGFQATPFRQATEAVVAPAGESRSEWDIVADLATRLGRQIPAFAVFGAARKGLSAFGKSLTPRLMIDALVRMSQGGDRFGLRRGGLSLRRLTEQYPHGVVLEPHIRTGVLRDVVGYLSRRVRLVHSDISDEVDKLSDSGHPEGYPMRMIGMREPRSENSWMHNSPLLMRGERRHHALMHVDDAAELQIADGDVVRISSPYGEIAVPVTSTKDLVVGVVAIPHGWGHKGTGGWQLANRAGGANVNRLTSSEPSDVESVSGMAWLTGVPVRVDRIDSASTPQKVE